The Alistipes finegoldii DSM 17242 DNA segment TCCGGATCAAAGCCCGGCTCCGGGAACCGCCGCAAACGGCGTGCGCACGCCGTTCCCAAACAAATGAACGGCAGCCCCGAAGATAGCGCCGTCCATCCGACACACGCATATCGACTATTCCGTCAGAACCGAAAATTCCGCGATGCCGGGACGGTCGCCCGCAGCGAGCGACAGCGCCTCGAACCGGACGGTACGCCCGCGCAGCGGCTCGAATTCCACGACCTGCTCCACCGGATTGTTGACGATATTCGAGAATTCGCCCTCCGCCGCCGTACGGCCGTCGACCGACACGCGATAGCGGGTCACCACGCCGCTCGCCCAGCGACTTTGGTCGGGCGTGTAGGCAAATCCCCTGAAAGTCCGCTCCTCCCCCGTATCGGCGGAGAACCCCGCAACGCCCGCGGGCAGATAGACGACAGTCGAGACATCGCCGTCGAAAAGCCCGACGGCCTCTTCGTCCGGAAGCTCCTTCACGCGAAACGCCCCACAGGGAATATCGAACCCGCGCGAAGCCACGGCGCTCATACGACCGTCCTCCGGGTCCCGGACAAGCGCCTTGACAACGCCCCGGCCCGTCATCGGAAAAGGTTTCGCGTACAGCTCCGAAGAAGGCCCCGGCTCCGTCCCGTCCAGCGTATAGCGGATCTCCGCCTGCGTATCGCCCGCAGCGAGCGTCACCTCGCCCGCACCGTTGCGCACGATGCGCGGCTCTTCGAGCAGCACGGGCGCATCGTAGGCTCCCACATTGGAGATGCAGAGCGGACCGCGGGCCTGCCCGAAACGGACGCGGAGCGCCGGAGTCGTGACCCCTGCGAAACGAATGATCCGCTTGTATCCGATCGTCGTCATTTCCTCCGCGGTTTCGACGGGCCGCCACGTATCGCCGTCGAGCCATTCGACGGCAAAGCGTCCGACGCGCTGTCCGAGCGGAATATATTCCTGAAGCAAAATGCGGTTCACACGGCGCGGCCGCTCAAACTGCAGCGAGAGCGTCGCCGCCGTCACGCCGTCGTCGGTAGCCCAGTAAGTATCGGCCCTGCCGTCGACGGCTTTCGCCGCGGAGAACCGGCGCGCCCCGCCCCGCACGTTGTCGGCCGTCGCTTGGGCTTCGCCGAAAAGGTCGTGCGCGAACTCCGCATCGAGCGCACGGCGCCACTCCATGATACGCGCGGAATCCGCAGGGGCGATGCGGCCGGAGCGATCGACCGGAAAATTGAGCAGCAGATTGGCGTTGCGCCCCACGCTTTCATAATAGATGTCGATCAGCCGCGAGAGACTTTTGAGCTGGTGGTCTTCCCGCGGATGATAGAACCAGCCCGGACGTATCGAGACGTCGCACTCGCCCGGCAGCCATGTATCGCCGTCGGACTCGCCGCAGGTGAAATCATTGAGCCGTTCATCGCCGCGGCCCTTTACCATGCTCCAATTCGTCTGTCCGGCCCGGCCCTCTTCGTTGCCTATCCAGCGGATGTCGGCGCACGTGCCGCCGAAAATCACCGCTCCGGGCTGCAGTTCGTTGATCGTCCGGCGCGCCCGCTCGTAGCCGTAATAGGTCTTGGCGTCGATGCTGCGCTTCTCGTCCGCACCGCCGTACCAGCCGTCGCCGCCGTTCGCGCCGTCGAACCAGTATTCGAAAAGCGGCCCGTAACCGGTGAGCAGTTCGCGCATCTGGTTGTGGAAATAAGCGACATACTCCTCCCGCCCGTATTCCGGATGGTTGCGGTCCCAAGGCGAAAGATAGATGCCGAACTTGAGTCCGTGCCTGCGGCAGGCATCGGACAGCTCCCGCACCAAATCCCCCTTGCCGCCGCGCCACGGGGAGTTCTTCACGCTGTACTCGGTATAGGCCGAAGGCCAGAGACAGAACCCGTCGTGGTGCTTGGCCGTGAGCATCACGCCTTTCATTCCGGCGGCCCGGAACGTCCGCACCCACTGGTCGCAATCCAGATCCGCAGGGTCGAACGTCGAAGCCGGAGTATCGCCGTACCCCCATTCCATGTCGTTGAACGTATTGAGCCCGTAATGGACGAAGGCGTAGGTTTCCAGCTGCTGCCAAGCGAGCTGACGGGCATTCGGCACCGGAAAAAGCGGCGCGGGAGCTTCGACGCGGCCGCATGCGGCCGCGAAGAGCAGAAAAACGGAGAGCGTTCTTTTCATGGACGGACAATTATTCGTTAAAATTAAACAAAATCGGAAACATAACGAAAAATCAGGCGGCAAAAACAACCGACCGCATTCGCCGCACGGCGGCCCTGCCGCGACCGGGGAATGACGACCGGCGTCCGCCCGCGCAGCGCCTGCCGCCTCCGGCAGAGAGCCTGAAACAGAAGCCCCCGCGGCCCGGCCGCCGAAAAGCCCTAAAAATAAAAACTTTCCGCCTCGGCGGGTAATATTGATTGGATTTCGCCGTTAAATGATTACTTTTGCACGAAACAAAGCGAACATACCGAAAACAATATGACATTCTTCAAACGCTGGAACAACATCGTCGGCTGGGCGGTCTTCGCCATCGCCGCCGCGGTCTACCTGATGACGATGGAACCCGTTTCGAGCCTCTGGGACTGCTCGGAATTCATTGCAACTTCCTACAAACTCGAAGTCGGGCACCCTCCCGGTGCACCGCTGTTCATGATGCTGGCCCGGCTGGCGACCCTGTTCGCCTTTGGCAATCCCGACTACGTGGGAGTGGCCGTAAACGCCATGAACTCCATCGCCAGCGCATTCTGCATCCTGTTCCTGTTCTGGACCATCACCCATCTGGCACGGCGCCTGGTGACTCGCGGCGGCGGTGAGCTGACGCAGGCCAACACGCTGGCCGTCCTCGGCGCAGGCATCGTCGGCGCGCTGGCCTACACCTTCACCGACACGTTCTGGTTCTCGGCCATCGAGGGCGAGGTATACGCCCTCTCGTCGATGTTCACGGCGCTCGTGGTGTGGCTGATGCTCAAATGGGAAGAGGAGGCCGACGAACCCCATTCGTCACGCTGGATCGTGCTGATCGCCTACATGATGGGCCTTTCGATCGGCGTGCACATCCTCAACCTGCTGACCATTCCGGCGCTGGTATTCATCTACTATTTCCGTAAGACGGAGAAGGTGACCTTCAAAGGCATGGTCTACGCCACGCTGATCGCGGGCGCCATCCTGCTCTTCATCAACAACATCATCATCCCCTACACGGTCTATGTCGGGGCGATGGTCGATCTCTTTTTCGTCAATACGCTCGGCCTGCCCGTCAATTCGGGCATCGTGCTCTTCGCGCTGGCGCTGATTCTGGGCTGCGGCTGGGCCGCATGGTACACCCACCGCAAAGGCAAGGTCGTCTGGAACATCATCCTGCTCTCGACGACGATGGTGCTCGTCGGCTTCTCGTCGTACGCGTCGGTGACGATCCGCGCCGCGGCCAATCCGCCGATGAACAGCAACAACCCCAACAACCCGCACGCACTGCTGTCGATGCTCAACCGCGACCAGTACGGCGACCGTCCGCTGCTGCTGGGCGCCTATTACTCCGCGCCGCCCGAAGGCTACAAGGAAAAATCGTTCTACTACCTCGACGAGGACGGCAAATACAAACCCGCTTCGGTCATCACGGGTTACACCCACTCCCCCGAATTCGTACACTTCTTCCCCCGCATGTGGGACGCCCGCAAAGGCGAGAAGGAGTACAAGCAGTGGGGCGCCTACCGCACCCGGACCGACGTCATGCGCGACGACAAGGGTGAAATCCTCCGCGACGAACAGGGCCGTCCCATACGGGGCGAGGTAGTCGATTTCGGCCGTAAGAAACTCTACAACGACGGTTACGAGGACCGCACGATCGTCGAGCCGACGTTCGCCGAGAACCTCAACTTCTTCTTCAACTACCAGCTGTCGTACATGTATTGGCGTTACTTCCTGTGGAATTTCGTGGGACGCCAGAGCGACATACAGCCCACACGCACGCAGATCACCGACGGCAACTGGCTGTCGGGCATCAAATGGATCGACGAGAAATTCCTCGGCCCGCAGGACGACCTGCCCCGCGAAATCGCCGAAAACAAGGGCCGCAACACCTATTACTTCCTGCCCTTCCTGCTGGGACTGATCGGACTGATCTACCAGCTGAACCGCGACGAACGCAACTTCTCGATCGTCCTTTGGCTCTTCATCATGACGGGCATCGCGCTGGTGTTCTATTTCAACACCTCGCCGGGCGAACCGCGCGAACGCGACTAC contains these protein-coding regions:
- a CDS encoding alpha-L-fucosidase; translated protein: MKRTLSVFLLFAAACGRVEAPAPLFPVPNARQLAWQQLETYAFVHYGLNTFNDMEWGYGDTPASTFDPADLDCDQWVRTFRAAGMKGVMLTAKHHDGFCLWPSAYTEYSVKNSPWRGGKGDLVRELSDACRRHGLKFGIYLSPWDRNHPEYGREEYVAYFHNQMRELLTGYGPLFEYWFDGANGGDGWYGGADEKRSIDAKTYYGYERARRTINELQPGAVIFGGTCADIRWIGNEEGRAGQTNWSMVKGRGDERLNDFTCGESDGDTWLPGECDVSIRPGWFYHPREDHQLKSLSRLIDIYYESVGRNANLLLNFPVDRSGRIAPADSARIMEWRRALDAEFAHDLFGEAQATADNVRGGARRFSAAKAVDGRADTYWATDDGVTAATLSLQFERPRRVNRILLQEYIPLGQRVGRFAVEWLDGDTWRPVETAEEMTTIGYKRIIRFAGVTTPALRVRFGQARGPLCISNVGAYDAPVLLEEPRIVRNGAGEVTLAAGDTQAEIRYTLDGTEPGPSSELYAKPFPMTGRGVVKALVRDPEDGRMSAVASRGFDIPCGAFRVKELPDEEAVGLFDGDVSTVVYLPAGVAGFSADTGEERTFRGFAYTPDQSRWASGVVTRYRVSVDGRTAAEGEFSNIVNNPVEQVVEFEPLRGRTVRFEALSLAAGDRPGIAEFSVLTE
- a CDS encoding DUF2723 domain-containing protein, translating into MTFFKRWNNIVGWAVFAIAAAVYLMTMEPVSSLWDCSEFIATSYKLEVGHPPGAPLFMMLARLATLFAFGNPDYVGVAVNAMNSIASAFCILFLFWTITHLARRLVTRGGGELTQANTLAVLGAGIVGALAYTFTDTFWFSAIEGEVYALSSMFTALVVWLMLKWEEEADEPHSSRWIVLIAYMMGLSIGVHILNLLTIPALVFIYYFRKTEKVTFKGMVYATLIAGAILLFINNIIIPYTVYVGAMVDLFFVNTLGLPVNSGIVLFALALILGCGWAAWYTHRKGKVVWNIILLSTTMVLVGFSSYASVTIRAAANPPMNSNNPNNPHALLSMLNRDQYGDRPLLLGAYYSAPPEGYKEKSFYYLDEDGKYKPASVITGYTHSPEFVHFFPRMWDARKGEKEYKQWGAYRTRTDVMRDDKGEILRDEQGRPIRGEVVDFGRKKLYNDGYEDRTIVEPTFAENLNFFFNYQLSYMYWRYFLWNFVGRQSDIQPTRTQITDGNWLSGIKWIDEKFLGPQDDLPREIAENKGRNTYYFLPFLLGLIGLIYQLNRDERNFSIVLWLFIMTGIALVFYFNTSPGEPRERDYVYAGSFYAFSIWIGFGVLAVRDLVAWLTKRKNVTAAVAATAVCMVVPTILAAQNWDDHDRSHRYMARDIGWNYLMSTLPNSIILNYGDNDTFPLWNNQEVYGVRPDVRIMNTSYLGGEWYIDEMKTKANKAPGVPFSLPKSKYTFVNDWVPVYDRVNRSVDIKEVMDFIRTDHPDSKIKMADGSMVDYIPTKRIALPVNKENAIASGIVAEKDRDKMVDTVYINLRKNSIDKNQLMILDMLANFDWKRPIYMTQVYILQDFGLMDYLQFDGYAYRFVPILTPMQNPWEIGRVDADYAAPLLRDTFRYGNLSDPRVYADYFIQYNLSASHARDSFARVAKELLRQDRAQEAVELLDLGLERMPTWQIRFTDTNTYPFLEAYYAASAMGVEEAAAKGDALLREYAQTLIEYIEYYLRFEGTQGDMVSPILDEKLDQLGDIYYLATYAGRKEVVAELNTYYRSFGVSEDNLVDVGDKPRQADTTLIPKGMNE